A stretch of Allostreptomyces psammosilenae DNA encodes these proteins:
- a CDS encoding GntR family transcriptional regulator yields MGTQQVHPIQEPKYWRLRTVLGRALDSEFAVGEVLPNERDLAARFGVARATLRQALDQLELEGRLHRRRGIGTLVAGSRVGVPVGGGEGQEPAPHDTWHVVDHADTTPPVKVLRALALTDKAPVHRVLRARRTRGQVVGTEYLYVPADLLPDLDATPAGAQRARAVLHAFWELDAEEASRSVELGVAEPDVAQVMENPPGTPVLVVTTWYRLRGRVAALSVGTYRADTCRLTFGEAEPVPLAS; encoded by the coding sequence GTGGGGACACAGCAGGTCCATCCGATCCAGGAGCCCAAGTACTGGCGTCTGCGGACCGTGCTCGGCCGCGCCCTCGACTCCGAGTTCGCCGTCGGCGAGGTCCTGCCGAACGAACGGGACCTCGCGGCGCGCTTCGGCGTCGCCCGGGCGACCCTCCGCCAGGCCCTCGACCAGCTCGAACTCGAAGGGCGGCTGCACCGGCGGCGCGGCATCGGCACACTCGTGGCCGGCTCGCGGGTCGGCGTCCCGGTCGGCGGCGGCGAGGGCCAGGAACCCGCGCCGCACGACACCTGGCACGTCGTCGACCACGCCGACACCACCCCGCCGGTCAAGGTGCTGCGGGCCCTCGCGCTCACCGACAAGGCCCCCGTGCACCGGGTGCTGCGCGCCCGCCGCACCCGCGGCCAGGTCGTCGGCACCGAGTACCTGTACGTCCCCGCCGACCTCCTCCCCGACCTCGACGCCACCCCGGCCGGCGCGCAGCGCGCCCGCGCCGTGCTCCACGCCTTCTGGGAACTGGACGCCGAGGAGGCCTCCCGCTCCGTCGAACTCGGCGTCGCCGAACCCGACGTCGCCCAGGTGATGGAGAACCCGCCCGGCACGCCCGTCCTCGTGGTCACCACCTGGTACCGGCTGCGCGGCCGGGTGGCGGCCCTGTCCGTCGGCACCTACCGCGCCGACACCTGCCGGCTCACCTTCGGCGAGGCCGAACCCGTCCCACTGGCATCCTGA
- a CDS encoding ROK family protein, protein MTQLTGRDPSLLRRINSAVTLHALRGADALTLTQLMEDTGLSRPTVEGVVEGLTRQGLVAEVDPDAGAPRRGRPARRYRFRAEAGHLLGLEVGVRAVRGVLADLGGTVVGTLRRDVHQETAADERLGAVRALVADLLRRSGVPRGNLRAVGLGTPGIIGADGAVELCAAVPGWTGLDLGARLRRSFRCPVLVENDANLAAIGEHWKGAAVGADSMVFVLAGLSPGAGSLINGRLHRGFGGAAGEIGALHLLGRQADPEHLLSTTDTPLRPLDEQAVAGVLRRAAEGDAEASEALDRFVERLSHDVAALVLAIDPEVVVIGGWATGLDGLLEPLRARLAGHCLRAPRVALTELGEEAVALGALRTALDHVERELFAVDR, encoded by the coding sequence GTGACACAGCTCACCGGCCGGGACCCCTCCCTGCTGCGCCGCATCAACTCGGCGGTCACCCTCCACGCGCTGCGCGGCGCCGACGCCCTGACGCTCACCCAGCTCATGGAGGACACCGGGCTGTCCCGCCCGACGGTGGAGGGCGTCGTGGAGGGGCTGACCCGGCAGGGACTCGTCGCCGAGGTCGACCCGGACGCCGGCGCGCCACGCCGCGGCAGGCCCGCCCGCCGCTACCGGTTCCGCGCCGAGGCCGGCCACCTCCTCGGCCTGGAGGTCGGCGTCCGGGCGGTCCGCGGCGTCCTCGCCGACCTCGGCGGAACCGTCGTCGGCACCCTGCGCCGCGACGTCCACCAGGAGACGGCGGCCGACGAGCGCCTCGGCGCCGTCCGCGCCCTCGTCGCCGACCTGCTCCGCCGCAGCGGGGTGCCCCGCGGCAACCTGCGCGCCGTCGGCCTCGGCACCCCAGGCATCATCGGCGCCGACGGCGCCGTCGAACTGTGCGCGGCGGTGCCGGGCTGGACCGGGCTGGACCTCGGCGCCCGGCTGCGCCGCTCCTTCCGCTGCCCCGTGCTGGTCGAGAACGACGCCAACCTCGCCGCCATCGGCGAGCACTGGAAGGGCGCCGCGGTCGGCGCGGACAGCATGGTGTTCGTGCTGGCCGGCCTCAGCCCCGGTGCCGGCTCGCTGATCAACGGGCGGCTGCACCGCGGCTTCGGCGGCGCGGCCGGGGAGATCGGCGCCCTGCACCTGCTCGGCCGGCAGGCCGACCCCGAGCACCTGCTGTCCACCACCGACACCCCCCTGCGGCCGCTCGACGAGCAGGCCGTGGCCGGGGTGCTGCGCCGCGCCGCCGAGGGCGACGCGGAGGCCAGCGAGGCGCTGGACCGCTTCGTGGAACGCCTCTCCCACGACGTCGCGGCACTCGTGCTGGCGATCGACCCCGAAGTGGTGGTCATCGGCGGCTGGGCCACCGGGCTGGACGGCCTGCTGGAGCCGCTGCGGGCCCGACTGGCCGGCCACTGCCTGCGCGCGCCCCGGGTGGCGCTCACCGAGCTGGGCGAGGAGGCGGTCGCCCTGGGAGCGCTGCGCACCGCCCTGGACCACGTCGAGCGGGAACTCTTCGCCGTCGACCGCTGA
- a CDS encoding peptidase S8 codes for MSSDSTPSRYAYRRGGQGPPADRPTVFAPGEDNTVPGEVLVEMTPEAARGVSAAVPLTPTRGAAATVDRLGVAPLDEVLGEIGIRSVVRLDSPAPPTPRGLKAFVEPAAVGASYRLRFEEDLDVHAVADRLSALDEVAVAEPNRWREALVVPDDPEFARQWGLVKLNCPDAWEVTTGHPRVVVAVIDTGVDLDHPELAPLLTQGQDLVDLGPQPVVEPGWVVEGDYLGVDADPQDEVGHGTHVAGTIACRSNEGSGVAGVTWNCTLMPVRVLARLRRLSDGRVSGSGSAADIAAGIRWAVDHGARVLNLSLGGYVDTSVERNAIAYATGRGAVVVAAMGNDGADTPNYPAAYPGVVAVGALTETDARAGFSNTGPHIDLAAPGVKVLSTHWDNTHASKSGTSMAAPHVAGVAALLMSANPGLPADEVGDILRSTARPLRDDPADPVPNDAYGYGLVDARAALGRARPTGPARRPVTTAVLGAAARGVPSGVCTRPQLDPLCEPGLSHATCPRDVDPYLSQVCTRVEWLCPPGATGGVCPRDVDPWYSQVCSAPDWPDAACLPVSEEACPKEGDPCGRRRHPGGPRGGRGAWRAYDPYGYDPYGRRYGC; via the coding sequence ATGTCTTCCGACAGCACTCCCAGCAGGTACGCGTACCGGCGCGGCGGCCAGGGGCCGCCCGCCGATCGGCCCACCGTCTTCGCCCCGGGCGAGGACAACACGGTGCCCGGCGAGGTTCTCGTCGAGATGACGCCGGAGGCGGCCCGCGGGGTGTCCGCGGCCGTCCCGCTCACCCCGACCAGGGGAGCCGCGGCCACGGTCGACCGCCTGGGGGTGGCCCCCCTCGACGAAGTGCTCGGGGAGATCGGGATCCGGTCCGTGGTGCGGCTCGACAGCCCGGCGCCGCCCACCCCCCGCGGCCTGAAGGCGTTCGTGGAGCCCGCCGCCGTTGGCGCCTCCTACCGCCTCCGGTTCGAGGAGGACCTGGACGTGCACGCGGTCGCCGACCGCCTCTCCGCCCTGGACGAGGTGGCCGTCGCCGAGCCCAACCGCTGGCGGGAGGCCCTGGTCGTCCCCGACGATCCGGAGTTCGCCCGGCAGTGGGGCCTGGTCAAGCTCAACTGCCCCGACGCCTGGGAGGTGACCACGGGCCACCCGCGCGTGGTCGTCGCCGTGATCGACACCGGCGTGGACCTGGACCACCCGGAGCTGGCGCCGCTGCTGACGCAGGGACAGGACCTCGTCGACCTCGGCCCCCAGCCGGTGGTCGAACCCGGCTGGGTGGTCGAGGGCGACTACCTGGGCGTGGACGCCGACCCCCAGGACGAGGTGGGCCACGGCACGCACGTCGCCGGCACCATCGCCTGCCGCAGCAACGAGGGCTCCGGTGTCGCCGGCGTCACCTGGAACTGCACCCTCATGCCGGTCCGGGTGCTGGCCCGCCTGCGGCGGCTGAGCGACGGACGGGTCAGCGGCAGCGGCAGCGCCGCCGACATCGCGGCCGGCATCCGCTGGGCGGTCGACCACGGAGCCCGCGTCCTCAACCTCAGCCTGGGCGGCTACGTCGACACCAGCGTGGAGCGCAACGCCATCGCCTACGCGACCGGCCGGGGCGCCGTCGTGGTGGCGGCCATGGGCAACGACGGCGCCGACACGCCGAACTACCCGGCCGCCTACCCCGGGGTGGTCGCCGTGGGCGCCCTCACCGAGACGGACGCCCGCGCCGGCTTCTCCAACACCGGCCCGCACATCGACCTCGCCGCGCCCGGCGTCAAGGTGCTGAGCACCCACTGGGACAACACCCACGCCAGCAAGAGCGGCACCTCCATGGCCGCCCCGCACGTCGCCGGCGTGGCGGCGCTGCTGATGTCCGCCAACCCCGGCCTGCCCGCCGACGAGGTCGGCGACATCCTGCGCAGCACCGCCCGGCCGCTGCGCGACGACCCGGCCGACCCCGTGCCCAATGACGCCTACGGGTACGGCCTGGTCGACGCCCGGGCCGCCCTGGGCCGGGCCCGTCCGACCGGGCCGGCGCGGCGCCCGGTGACCACGGCCGTGCTCGGCGCGGCGGCCAGGGGAGTGCCCAGCGGCGTCTGCACCCGCCCGCAGCTCGATCCGCTGTGCGAACCAGGACTGAGCCACGCCACGTGCCCGCGCGACGTCGACCCGTACCTGAGCCAGGTCTGCACCCGTGTCGAGTGGCTGTGCCCACCGGGGGCCACCGGTGGCGTGTGCCCGCGCGACGTCGACCCCTGGTACAGCCAGGTGTGCTCCGCGCCCGACTGGCCCGACGCGGCCTGTCTGCCGGTCAGCGAGGAGGCCTGCCCCAAGGAGGGTGACCCGTGCGGACGCCGTCGTCACCCGGGCGGCCCGCGCGGCGGCCGGGGCGCCTGGCGCGCCTACGACCCCTACGGCTACGACCCGTACGGGCGCCGGTACGGCTGCTGA
- a CDS encoding phosphotransferase family protein: METERHGYHHPRYAPGGPGHPPGPPPDPRERPAAGPGDRAAGGPGEDRGDGFDPLAVLVAADLLDEPAAPAVRRVDDISRSHRVHRVVLRDGRAYVVKRLGGPAREPGRELDAELYVYRMASWLPGVSAAVPEPVMIDELGQVLVLPAAPPHQVFPACLGSRRLPPPVAAGALGRAAAGWHHATEGIHLPRPASRGPLGLPRTPPSAWLVGGAAARALALGVVAAPDLGAALEEGARLWAPRCLVHADLMWDNCLVDAAAPPRVRVIDWELSGYGDPAWDVGCVVAEQVSLAVRAQEHALRSRDPRARQSGPTADILADRPRLLGGLPAAAAPAVAAFAAGYAAALPARPEPDFWYRAVLYAVARLVYFAIGGARWEDAEDCPFAVAHLSAARQLHTTRIRTADALRRKATR, from the coding sequence GTGGAGACGGAGCGACACGGGTACCACCACCCCCGGTACGCCCCCGGCGGGCCGGGCCACCCGCCCGGACCACCGCCGGATCCGCGGGAGCGTCCCGCCGCGGGGCCGGGCGACCGGGCGGCCGGCGGGCCGGGGGAGGACCGGGGCGACGGCTTCGACCCGCTCGCCGTCCTGGTCGCCGCCGACCTGCTGGACGAGCCCGCCGCGCCCGCGGTGCGCCGGGTCGACGACATCTCCCGCTCGCACCGCGTGCACCGGGTGGTGCTGCGCGACGGCCGCGCCTACGTCGTCAAACGCCTCGGTGGACCGGCGAGGGAGCCCGGCCGGGAGCTGGACGCCGAGCTGTACGTCTACCGGATGGCCTCCTGGTTGCCCGGGGTGTCGGCGGCCGTGCCGGAACCGGTGATGATCGACGAGCTGGGGCAGGTGCTCGTCCTCCCCGCGGCCCCGCCCCACCAGGTGTTCCCCGCCTGCCTCGGCTCCCGCCGGCTGCCACCCCCGGTGGCGGCCGGGGCCCTCGGGCGCGCGGCGGCCGGCTGGCACCACGCCACCGAGGGGATCCACCTGCCGCGACCGGCCTCCCGGGGCCCGCTGGGCCTGCCCCGCACCCCGCCGTCGGCCTGGCTGGTCGGCGGGGCCGCGGCCCGGGCCCTGGCCCTGGGGGTGGTGGCCGCGCCCGATCTCGGCGCGGCGCTGGAGGAGGGAGCCCGGCTGTGGGCGCCGCGCTGCCTCGTCCACGCGGACCTGATGTGGGATAACTGCCTGGTGGACGCCGCGGCGCCGCCCCGGGTGCGGGTCATCGACTGGGAGCTGTCCGGGTACGGCGACCCGGCGTGGGACGTCGGCTGCGTCGTCGCCGAGCAGGTCTCGCTCGCCGTCCGCGCCCAGGAACACGCCCTCCGGAGCCGCGACCCCCGTGCCCGGCAGTCCGGCCCCACCGCCGACATCCTCGCCGACCGCCCGCGACTGCTGGGCGGTCTGCCGGCCGCCGCGGCCCCCGCCGTGGCGGCGTTCGCGGCCGGATACGCCGCGGCGCTCCCCGCCCGGCCGGAGCCCGACTTCTGGTACCGCGCCGTGCTCTACGCCGTGGCCCGGCTGGTCTACTTCGCCATCGGCGGTGCCCGCTGGGAGGACGCGGAGGACTGCCCGTTCGCCGTGGCGCACCTGTCCGCCGCCCGACAGCTGCACACCACCCGGATCCGCACCGCGGACGCGCTCCGCAGGAAGGCGACCCGATGA
- a CDS encoding T3SS effector HopA1 family protein — MTPTDPAPTARRTAGDAVPREVRRDLARVHPLGTPDGDVIRFAGVPLTAPAGPARAAVRGAPGPVPPDDPARRELAYALYRSWYLRPPGSPPGVPGAPGATAADPRTDLVPLLRAAHAGAERLEEGWVVVATAPDGSCQVTRDGRWRTVRPGDYVSIPRPGVPVAPGEVVAVRARDDWGSADDEFWCTADPAGGPAPPLGRAYLHVRPDSVGPVLHGITAALAATGLRYALKCPRDARAYDRVDTLVVYHARDDARRVRAALEALHPALVGQALLRDATPPLARRVGPGLAYADDPEGRPSFGEHRCAALVPGLLAAAAAGVFHGRAGDRDRRRDLLVDHLLAALRAAGVDPERPWREPRRRHPATGTTGTTGTTAGGAGEGAGEP, encoded by the coding sequence ATGACGCCGACCGACCCGGCCCCGACGGCACGGCGCACGGCGGGCGACGCGGTGCCCAGGGAGGTCCGGCGCGACCTCGCCCGCGTCCACCCCCTCGGCACGCCCGACGGCGACGTGATCCGCTTCGCGGGCGTGCCGCTGACCGCTCCCGCCGGCCCCGCGAGGGCCGCCGTCCGCGGCGCCCCAGGTCCCGTGCCCCCGGACGACCCGGCCCGGCGCGAACTCGCCTACGCCCTCTACCGGTCCTGGTACCTGCGCCCGCCCGGCTCCCCACCCGGTGTGCCCGGCGCGCCCGGCGCGACGGCCGCCGACCCGCGCACCGACCTGGTCCCGCTGCTGCGCGCCGCGCACGCCGGCGCCGAACGCCTGGAGGAGGGCTGGGTGGTGGTCGCCACCGCGCCGGACGGCAGCTGCCAGGTCACCCGGGACGGCCGGTGGCGGACGGTGCGGCCCGGGGACTACGTCTCCATCCCGCGCCCCGGCGTCCCGGTGGCCCCGGGCGAGGTCGTCGCCGTCCGCGCCCGGGACGACTGGGGGAGCGCCGACGACGAGTTCTGGTGCACCGCCGACCCCGCCGGCGGCCCCGCGCCGCCCCTCGGCCGCGCCTACCTCCACGTGCGCCCCGACTCCGTCGGGCCGGTGCTCCACGGGATCACCGCCGCGCTCGCCGCCACGGGCCTGCGCTACGCGCTGAAGTGCCCGCGCGACGCCCGGGCCTACGACCGGGTGGACACCCTCGTGGTGTACCACGCCAGGGACGACGCCCGCCGGGTGCGCGCCGCGCTGGAGGCCCTCCACCCCGCCCTGGTCGGCCAGGCGCTGCTGCGGGACGCGACCCCTCCGCTGGCCCGCCGGGTGGGGCCGGGCCTGGCCTACGCGGACGACCCCGAAGGCCGTCCCAGCTTCGGGGAGCACCGCTGCGCCGCCCTCGTCCCCGGCCTGCTCGCCGCCGCCGCGGCGGGCGTCTTCCACGGCCGCGCCGGCGACCGCGACCGGCGCCGGGACCTCCTGGTCGACCACCTCCTCGCGGCGCTGCGCGCGGCCGGCGTCGACCCGGAACGCCCCTGGCGGGAGCCCCGCCGCCGGCACCCGGCCACCGGGACCACCGGGACCACCGGAACCACCGCCGGAGGGGCCGGCGAGGGAGCGGGTGAACCATGA
- a CDS encoding lanthionine synthetase LanC family protein, producing MTDPDFAATALRIARDLAEAAAPAPGGVHWSGPRYLATVPPPHIAHADLGPGVYAGAAGISLFLACAAPLDRTGQVGRTAHLGARWALRSAGDLTRAGRHGLLDGAVGVALGAALTGHALGDGTLVTAARRIVHGVADGTPPGAPPTGPDVVSGGSGTLLGLLAAGDLLDEETRERLRRVVVPAAHGLADTSRPRAWGRSWGDRAWAVDLLGLAHGASGVALALTEVGTPAGDARLAAVARDAVRYENGWFSPERSAWPDLRDPDPGPADPDPAPDPGAEAGPDADSEPAEQGAGQAAPRPRPWPAWPSYWCHGALGIGLARLRLFQLTGDRSLLPDISAAAQAARDVVVRAGTDFRSGGTPDASLCHGLTGTAELFLTAGQVLRVPEHTRAATQVGRLLLDLARRDDGRWRCGMPVPDQSPSLFLGLAGIGLTLLRLHDPRSAPSLALPGPGGGWAEWLTARRTPVPA from the coding sequence ATGACCGATCCGGACTTCGCCGCCACCGCCCTGCGGATCGCCCGGGACCTCGCCGAGGCCGCGGCGCCCGCCCCGGGGGGCGTCCACTGGAGCGGCCCCCGGTACCTGGCCACGGTGCCCCCGCCGCACATCGCGCACGCCGACCTCGGCCCAGGCGTCTACGCCGGGGCGGCGGGCATCTCGCTCTTCCTCGCCTGCGCCGCCCCCCTGGACCGCACCGGGCAGGTGGGTCGGACGGCCCACCTGGGAGCTAGGTGGGCCCTGCGCTCCGCCGGCGACCTGACCCGCGCCGGACGGCACGGCCTGCTCGATGGAGCCGTCGGCGTGGCGCTCGGCGCCGCCCTGACCGGCCACGCCCTGGGGGACGGCACCCTGGTGACCGCCGCGCGGCGGATCGTGCACGGCGTCGCCGACGGCACCCCGCCGGGGGCGCCGCCGACCGGCCCGGACGTGGTCAGCGGCGGCAGCGGGACACTGCTGGGGCTCCTCGCCGCCGGTGACCTGCTGGACGAGGAGACCCGCGAACGGCTGCGGCGCGTCGTCGTCCCCGCCGCCCACGGGCTCGCCGACACCTCCCGGCCGCGGGCCTGGGGCCGCTCCTGGGGCGACCGCGCCTGGGCGGTCGACCTGCTGGGACTGGCCCACGGCGCCTCCGGCGTGGCGCTCGCCCTCACCGAGGTCGGGACGCCGGCCGGCGACGCGCGACTGGCCGCCGTGGCCCGCGACGCCGTGCGCTACGAGAACGGCTGGTTCTCGCCGGAGCGGTCCGCCTGGCCCGACCTGCGCGACCCCGACCCAGGCCCCGCCGACCCCGACCCCGCCCCGGACCCGGGGGCCGAGGCCGGCCCGGACGCCGACTCCGAGCCGGCGGAGCAGGGGGCGGGGCAGGCGGCCCCCCGCCCCCGGCCGTGGCCGGCCTGGCCCAGCTACTGGTGCCACGGCGCCCTCGGCATCGGCCTCGCCCGACTGCGCCTGTTCCAGCTCACCGGCGACCGGAGCCTGCTGCCGGACATCAGCGCCGCGGCGCAGGCCGCCCGCGACGTGGTGGTCCGGGCGGGCACCGACTTCCGCTCCGGCGGCACCCCGGACGCCTCCCTGTGCCACGGCCTCACCGGGACGGCCGAGCTCTTCCTCACCGCCGGGCAAGTGCTGCGCGTCCCCGAGCACACCCGCGCCGCCACCCAGGTGGGACGGCTGCTGCTGGACCTGGCCCGGCGCGACGACGGCCGGTGGCGCTGCGGCATGCCGGTGCCGGACCAGTCGCCGAGCCTCTTCCTCGGCCTGGCCGGCATCGGACTGACCCTGCTGCGCCTGCACGACCCGCGGTCCGCGCCCAGCCTGGCCCTTCCGGGGCCGGGCGGCGGCTGGGCGGAGTGGCTCACGGCCCGCCGGACTCCGGTCCCTGCGTGA
- a CDS encoding alanine/glycine:cation symporter family protein yields the protein MDRINDVLGDVSSFVWGPWLLIPLLLLTGLYLTVMLRGLQFRQLGPSLYLALIKRKESGTAEGDVSHFQALTTALAATIGVGNIAGVGTAIYLGGPGALFWMWITGLLGMATKYSEAFLGVRFRRKDANGQMSGGPMYYLTDGVGGRFGRALGIFFAVAGAVAAFGIGNGTQSNTVAVAIDDQWGVPTWISGLVMTVAAAAVVLGGIQSIGRVSSAFVPVMAVLYIAGGLAVLAVNVTELPAALALIVSDAFTGTSAVGGFAGAAVLSAIRYGVARGIFSNESGLGTGGIAAAAAQSAHPTRQALVSMTQTFLDTLVVVSFTGLAVIVTGAWKAEDVAEGAPMTIAAFQSALGDWAGDLVVISIILFAFSTILGWGYYGERCMERLFGVRAIMPYRVVFVAVVMVGATTDLATVWLFSDIANGLMALPNLIGLLVLAPLVVRETREYFADPETALRKAAERSAAQPPGSR from the coding sequence ATGGATCGGATCAACGACGTACTCGGGGACGTCTCCAGCTTCGTCTGGGGTCCCTGGCTGCTGATACCCCTGCTGTTGCTGACCGGGCTCTACCTCACCGTGATGCTGCGCGGACTCCAGTTCCGCCAGCTCGGTCCCTCCCTCTACCTGGCGCTGATCAAGCGGAAGGAGAGCGGCACGGCCGAGGGGGACGTCTCCCACTTCCAGGCGCTGACCACCGCACTGGCCGCCACCATCGGCGTCGGCAACATCGCCGGCGTGGGCACCGCCATCTACCTCGGCGGCCCCGGGGCGCTGTTCTGGATGTGGATCACCGGCCTGCTCGGCATGGCGACCAAGTACTCCGAGGCGTTCCTCGGCGTGCGGTTCCGCCGCAAGGACGCCAACGGCCAGATGAGCGGCGGCCCGATGTACTACCTGACCGACGGGGTCGGCGGCCGCTTCGGCCGGGCGCTCGGCATCTTCTTCGCCGTGGCCGGCGCCGTCGCCGCCTTCGGCATCGGCAACGGCACGCAGTCCAACACGGTGGCCGTGGCGATCGACGACCAGTGGGGCGTGCCCACCTGGATCTCCGGGCTGGTGATGACGGTCGCCGCGGCGGCCGTGGTGCTCGGCGGCATCCAGAGCATCGGCCGGGTCAGCTCGGCGTTCGTCCCGGTGATGGCCGTCCTCTACATCGCGGGCGGGCTCGCGGTGCTCGCCGTCAACGTCACCGAGCTGCCGGCCGCCCTCGCCCTGATCGTCTCCGACGCCTTCACCGGCACCTCCGCCGTCGGCGGCTTCGCCGGCGCCGCGGTGCTCTCCGCCATCCGCTACGGCGTGGCGCGCGGCATCTTCTCCAACGAGTCCGGCCTCGGCACCGGCGGCATCGCGGCGGCGGCCGCGCAGAGCGCCCACCCCACCCGGCAGGCGCTGGTGTCGATGACCCAGACCTTCCTGGACACCCTGGTGGTGGTCTCCTTCACCGGCCTCGCCGTCATCGTCACGGGAGCCTGGAAGGCCGAGGACGTGGCCGAGGGCGCCCCCATGACCATCGCCGCGTTCCAGTCGGCGCTCGGCGACTGGGCGGGCGACCTGGTGGTCATCAGCATCATCCTGTTCGCCTTCTCCACCATCCTCGGGTGGGGCTACTACGGTGAGCGCTGCATGGAGCGGCTGTTCGGCGTGCGCGCGATCATGCCCTACCGGGTGGTGTTCGTCGCCGTGGTGATGGTCGGCGCGACGACCGACCTGGCGACCGTCTGGCTCTTCTCCGACATCGCCAACGGCCTGATGGCACTGCCGAACCTGATCGGTCTGCTGGTGCTGGCACCGCTGGTCGTGCGGGAGACCCGGGAGTACTTCGCCGACCCGGAGACGGCGCTGCGCAAGGCCGCCGAGCGTTCCGCCGCGCAGCCCCCCGGCTCCCGCTAG
- a CDS encoding TetR/AcrR family transcriptional regulator, producing MAIGSPPPLSPRARRIAEASCAVLAEHGPRGLTHRAVDAAAGLPVGSTSNVARSRRALLELTLRHIAERERGEITPLLDRALSEPPDAGAAAPAGPPEPAEVAALLAAHLRQAVTTERARTAVRFELALEAVRRPELAPLYTAAGAEFRRQAVEIVRALGSRAPERHGWSLLAYVQGVLFHTVAGGTAVPTPTERELTVSLTELLTGMLAEPGADGAPG from the coding sequence ATGGCCATCGGCTCCCCTCCCCCGCTCTCGCCGCGCGCCCGCCGGATCGCGGAGGCTTCCTGCGCCGTCCTGGCCGAGCACGGCCCGCGCGGCCTGACCCACCGGGCGGTGGACGCCGCGGCCGGCCTGCCCGTCGGCTCCACCTCCAACGTCGCCCGCAGCAGGCGGGCGCTGCTGGAGCTGACCCTGCGCCACATCGCGGAGCGGGAGCGGGGGGAGATCACGCCGCTGCTGGACCGCGCGCTGTCCGAGCCACCCGACGCGGGCGCCGCCGCCCCGGCCGGCCCGCCCGAGCCGGCCGAGGTGGCGGCGCTGCTGGCGGCGCACCTGCGTCAGGCCGTCACCACGGAGCGCGCCCGCACCGCGGTCCGGTTCGAACTGGCCCTGGAGGCGGTGCGCCGCCCGGAACTCGCCCCGCTGTACACCGCCGCGGGGGCGGAGTTCCGGCGGCAGGCGGTGGAGATCGTCCGCGCCCTGGGCTCCCGCGCCCCGGAGCGGCACGGCTGGTCGCTGCTCGCCTACGTGCAGGGCGTCCTCTTCCACACCGTCGCCGGCGGCACGGCCGTGCCGACGCCGACGGAGCGGGAGCTGACCGTCAGCCTGACCGAGTTGCTCACCGGCATGCTGGCGGAGCCCGGGGCGGACGGGGCGCCCGGCTAG
- a CDS encoding FAD-dependent monooxygenase, producing the protein MSHPHAIVVGAGIGGLTAARALRRSGWTVRILDRGDALAPTGAGMAVAPNALRALEVIDAAEPVRRLAAMQGAAGIRDPRGRWLNRSDVATAERAFGGPIVVTLRHQLVRILSEGIPAADLRTHTPVSGVEPGGPDAPAAVTTGAGERFEADLVVVADGVRSRLRTALFPEHPGARHSGVTTWRAVLPAPPTPAEPAETWGDGRVVGLMPLADGRTYFYAAERAPEGRRHPDERAYLLSRFGHWHAPIGDLLAAAAPEDFLHHDVPEMLDPLPALHRGRAVVLGDAAHAMTPHVGQGGCQAIEDAVTLALLLDGATPADVPARLPHYTAARAARTAALVRRSHNAARLAHATGPVAVLRPALLRLTGLLPTSVLARQFAPVFSWRPPAPGVPAVPGGAARPAREV; encoded by the coding sequence ATGTCGCACCCCCACGCCATCGTCGTCGGCGCCGGAATCGGCGGGCTCACCGCCGCCCGCGCGCTGCGCCGCTCCGGCTGGACCGTCCGGATCCTCGACCGCGGCGACGCCCTCGCCCCGACCGGCGCCGGGATGGCCGTGGCCCCCAACGCCCTGCGCGCCCTGGAGGTGATCGACGCCGCCGAACCGGTCCGCCGGCTGGCCGCCATGCAGGGCGCCGCCGGGATCCGGGACCCACGCGGCCGCTGGCTGAACCGCTCCGACGTCGCCACCGCCGAACGCGCCTTCGGCGGCCCCATCGTCGTCACCCTGCGGCACCAGCTCGTCCGGATCCTCAGCGAGGGCATCCCCGCCGCCGACCTGCGCACCCACACACCGGTCAGCGGCGTCGAACCGGGCGGCCCGGACGCCCCCGCCGCCGTCACCACCGGCGCGGGGGAACGCTTCGAGGCCGACCTCGTGGTCGTCGCCGACGGCGTGCGCTCCCGGCTGCGCACCGCCCTGTTCCCGGAGCACCCCGGCGCCCGCCACAGCGGCGTCACCACCTGGCGCGCCGTGCTGCCCGCCCCGCCCACCCCCGCGGAACCGGCCGAGACCTGGGGCGACGGCCGGGTGGTCGGCCTGATGCCGCTCGCCGACGGGCGGACCTACTTCTACGCGGCCGAACGGGCTCCCGAGGGCCGCCGGCACCCCGACGAACGCGCCTACCTGCTCTCCCGCTTCGGCCACTGGCACGCCCCGATCGGCGACCTGCTCGCCGCGGCCGCACCCGAGGACTTCCTGCACCACGACGTGCCCGAGATGCTCGATCCGCTGCCCGCCCTGCACCGCGGCCGCGCGGTCGTCCTCGGCGACGCCGCCCACGCCATGACGCCGCACGTCGGCCAGGGCGGCTGCCAGGCGATCGAGGACGCGGTCACCCTCGCCCTGCTGCTCGACGGCGCCACCCCGGCCGACGTCCCCGCACGCCTGCCGCACTACACCGCCGCCCGCGCCGCGCGCACCGCCGCCCTGGTGCGCCGCTCGCACAACGCCGCCCGGCTGGCCCACGCCACCGGCCCGGTCGCCGTCCTGCGCCCGGCGCTGCTGCGGCTGACCGGCCTGCTGCCGACCTCCGTCCTCGCCCGGCAGTTCGCCCCGGTCTTCTCCTGGCGCCCGCCGGCCCCGGGCGTCCCGGCGGTCCCGGGCGGCGCCGCCCGGCCGGCGCGGGAGGTGTGA